The genomic region AATGCCAGCATGACAAAGCCCAGTGATAGGCTCCCTCTATGTGAAGGGAAGTGACTAGTCACTGGGTGGCACCTTGTATGATCCTAGCATTTCGTATTCAATCTTCTGTTCATAAGAACATCTTCTCTGATTCACTTTAAAACCTGTCACCTGAGTCATGTGTACTACTCTTCAGCTGGCCATAGGACCATGAACTCTTCCCCATGTCTAGACTGTGACCAAAATAAACTTTCATAGCTATTTGGAACCAGGAAAggtcatttttcttcttgtcaCAGGCattgccttcctcctccccattcaCACGTATGACCAACTATTTGTCAATTCTGGTATTTTTAACATTCCTTCAGTCTAGTCTTATCTGTGGTATATTGCCAAGCTGGAACTTTAATACCATTttactatttgaaaatatatatctcTATTCCCCTGTATCTAGAACTAGCTCATCAAGATAATGGTCATCTGGGTTAGGAATTATCTctgtgttattatatttttacatatgtttacatatatgttattattaataatagcatctaataaatatttatcaaacatttaactGGACAGACTTACATATAGGTTCCCTAGAGTTGCCATATTGAACTGAGGATTGGGTAAGGCTCATCATTTCACTTAGTGCAGTTTTCTAGAAATAGCAACTATTTCcatattagcaaaaaaaaatagatgaatgtttGAGATTGGGAGTGTCATTGCTAAGTATATCAGAGCCAAGACATGCagaacatttggaaaaacaaTGGGCTTTGACTCAGTTAGAGACCAATAGTCTAGATCCAAGAATTGTGTGATCAGGTGTCTTATGCCCACTAAACAGGGTGAGTTACTtctgaaaagaataaatcagTTGGACACCTGAGAGATGTGCTTAATCATGGACATATATGCCATTTGCTATCTAGCAATAAATGGGCTATGTGAAATGATATTCTTAATATCAGAGAGAGGTAGGTTTCCACTGACATGTCTTTCCCTAGTTGCTCCTAACAACGAAGCTGCCAGTTTGTCCAGGTTCCCTGAGTTATTCTTGGAGAGCAGTGAGTCAAATTTATGCTCTAGAATTAGGCAGAGAGAATAAACGAATTATACCACTCTGGATCTGCTTGGTTTTAATGCTATATATAACAGGGTTcataaaaggggggaaaaggaagTAGATGTAGCTCATTGTGATGTGGACCACACGAGGAGCATGTTTTCCAAACCTATGAATAAATGTTAGACCAACTACAGTGACATAGAAGACCAGGATGCAGCAGATGTGAGAAATGCACGTATTGAGGGCCTTGGCCCTTTCTTCTCCAGAAGCAATGCCCATGACAGTCTTAAGGATcaaaaagtaggagaaaaagatGATAAGAAAGTCCAACAAAACCATTGCAAATACAACCACAACTGGATAGAGACGATTGAAGGTGATGTCAGTACAAGCTAACGTGATGACATCTTGGTGTagacagaaagcatgagagaGTACATGGGATCGACAATAGGGAAACCAGTGAAGACGGATAATTATTGGCATGATTGACAGACCAGCCCTTGTCAATACCCCCATCCCAATCTTCATTACCTTGGTGTTGGTAAGGATGGAAGTATATCTCAAGGGGTTGCGGATGGCAATGAAACGGTCATAGGCCATGGCAAGCAAAACACCAGACTCTACGATAGAAAGAGTGTGGATAAAGTAGGCCTGAGAGAAGCAGGCCTGATGGCCAATCTCTCTGTGATTCAACCATAGAACGCCCAGAACTGTGGGCATCGTGGTCAAAGTCACTCCAAGGTCTGTGGCTGCCAGCATAGCTAAGAAATAGTACATGGGCTCGTGAAGGTTATGATCATCCCTGATAAGAAAGAGAAGAGTGCCATTACCAAGAAGTATGGAGACGTAAACCCCTAATAATGGGATGGAGATCCAGTGGTGTGCCTTCTCCATGCCTGGGAAACCAGTAAGCAGAAACAGGGAAGTAGTGGTGTTGAGCCACATTGCAAGCCTTGCAAAGAAGAAGATACTCCCTTCAGGTAATGCAGTAGAAGCTCTTCTGTAGAAGTTGCCCTTGAGTGTGCTACCTGTTCATAAGATGTTTATCAGTCTTGACTTCCAGTGATGGCAAGGATGGTAATTTAGTCATTATTTGGAGATTTCTAGGTATGGGAGAATAGAGTGTATAAGGAACGCTACGTATTATTCGTTGCTACTGTACAACATACAGGAAATACAGCAATGTCGACAGAATAGACTTAGTTGATGTCCTTATAAATTATATAACccagaaaataaaggcaaaatgcAAGAAGACATCagtatatttgtgttttgttttttttttaattttttttttcaacgttttttatttatttttgggacagagagagacagagcatgaacgggggaggggcagagagagagggagacacagaatcggaaataggctccaggctccgagccatcagcccagagcctgacgcggggctcgaactcacggaccgcgagatcgtgacctggctgaagccggacgcttaaccgactgcgccacccaggcgccccgacatcgGTATATTTGAATAGTGCTATGATAGTGTTGGAACTTACAGTGTATTTTTCAATGTGCTCTTTATCTTCACTTGTGATATTTCTCAGAAAGTATGAAACCTGAAAGATCAGTAGAGAATTAATTCCAAGAAGAGCAAGTATGAAcatcaatagcaaaacaaacaaataaataatcaatcaatcaatcaatcagtcaaatAAACTTAGTTGATTTGAGGGAATGATCAATACTCATTACATCTGGAGGAAAAAACCTGAAGCTCTAGAGACTTGAAAAATGATATGATATCATATCTCACATTTATCACAAAAATGATATGAGCAAATTATATGTGTTTATCTCCACAAcacatagacatcaaaatccatgTTGCTTAGCATCATAATTCTTTGGTTATTGATGTGATGTGCctcaaagaattcaaaattttatAGTGTAGATACAAAAATGAGCAATAAAAAGGGGATTTAATGACAAACATTTGAGAGCGCTATTTGTTAACAGCACAGATTACTGTTAGCATATCACCTGTCTGGAGGTACAAAGATAGAAATCCGTTATTTAGGCAAgttcaagaagaaaattttttacaAACTGTGGAGTGTGATGAGATTTAACAAAAGTGAGAAGGCTCTGTGACATTCAAATTTCAGGCATCACCTGATATACATAGACAAACTctaggagtaaaaaaaaaagcatgcattgGTGGCATCattcagagaaaaggagagcCACCTTCTACTCTGGTTGGTAGGGACTGTGTATCTCACATGCTTTGAAAAGAACATCTTGGTGTGAATTTAATATATGAATCCTAGGACATCTTTTTGCCCATGAAAAAAGGTGTATAAGATTATTGAGTTTTTACCTTCAGAAGGATTTGTTATTCCAGCTCTGCTACtttgtaacaataataatattgggaaagttatttaatcttGGGCTGTGGTTTCATGATCTTTAAATGGTactggcggggcgcctgggtggctcagtcggttaagcgtccgacttccgctcaggtcatgatctcgcggtccgtgagttcaagccctgcagtgggctctgtgctgaccactcagagcctggagcctgttttggattctgcgtctccctctctctctgaccctcccccgttcatgctctgtctctctctgtctcaaaaataaataaatgttaaaaaaaatgtaaatggtacTGGCAATTTCTGCCTTGCCCAGTGATGCTCTTGACACAGGTTGTGAAAATGGAATGGGATTGCCAGTGAGAAAGTGCTTTGCAAGGGGTAAATTGTTCTTCACTTTTGAAGTTCTGGTGTTATTACGGAGAAGAGCCTCTTCACTCTCTTCCTGGTGGCTACGCACCATGATTATCCACTCACTCTGATTATCCACTTACTCTGAGACGTGTCAAGTTTTCTTAACAAGACTGAGGAACCAATATAAGATGATGGGGGTTTTGAGGAGGCTGGGTATTGCTGTATCTGAAAATACTAAACTAGAGTTCACTTGAACAGTAGATAAAAGATGGTgtttggggtggagagagagagaggagagaaggagggtggTGAGTGAGGGTGGGGACTTCTGCAAGCTGCGAAAGCCTGGAACCCAGGGACTGGAGTAGGTTGAGGGAAAAGCAACTCTGTCTTCATAGGGGTAGGAGGAGGAATAGCTGACTGCTGCCTGTGAGTGAAAGGCTTGGACAATACTCAGCTTATGTGACGTTAAAGAAGCAGGAGTGGGGGCACCAGACAGGGGAGATAGCTTCAAAAAGGGAATGTAAGGAATAAATCATTGCTGAGTTTCCGTTATGTATCAAGACACTAGGACACTACATGTGCCTCAttttggggggagtgggggagtagAATCTTTATAGCAGTCTCTTTCCCCAGTCTACAGTCATATTGGTTACGTGTCCAAGGTGATACAGTCAGCCAGTGGCACAGTCCTGTTTATGCACTGTGGATTAATTAGAAAGACTCTAGGAATGGTGAAATCTATGTAGTAATTTCGAGTACAACCAAGCTTACTGCCTCTCTATTATGTATTCATACTGAGAATCTgaacatttttacttaatttgcTCAGAGTTATTTTTGTTGGACACGAGGTTATCTGTAAATGTTGGGGGGTTAAAAATCTTAGACTTTTGCCTCATCCCTGCAGCCACCTATCATCTCCCAGAATCTTAGAGTGGACCTGGGTTTTCCTTGATGAGAAGCTAATTCCCAAAGTCTCAAACCCTGATACATGAACTGTGGGCTCTGTACAGACACCCCAGAGATCCTGctcaaatttttatctttcacatgCTCCCTCAATTTCCCTTAGactcttttcctccccttttcctgACACTTCCTCTATCATAAATACTTAatctctcctccttttttaaaaatctcctaaCCTGTCTCTGTTACCATTCTTTTCTGAATAGTTCACATTTATAATCCATTCTTCTCTTTATTCTATCTGCAGGGCTCCGTTCTCAATACATACTTCTTAGCAGAATGCCTTGCacatgatttgttttcttttctactcacTGAATGATTGGTTTGCTGACACAAACAAATTGATTTTCTGACCATCTTACATGCCTGATTTTGAGCAGGGTATCAAATCATCAAAGCATGTGGATTGCTTGGTGCGCCCTCCTAAGTGGTTGATTGATTCTGAATACATCGTTGTGTATCCCCAGCGAGATGACCTGAGGGTTGTTTGTTATAAGGGATATGGAGAGAAAAAACTGTACCCTATCCTCAATTGAATGCCTATTGCACTGGACTTTTCCAGGTGCTGAAGATACACAGCTATGCAAACAGCCATCTCTAATCTAATGGCACACACTGCCCACACTCCATCCAAGATTAACTTTGACTTGGTTTAACAGTCTTGCATGGTAAGGACTATTCTCCAGGAAGTGTCTGAAGCTCTTATAATTACAAAGCTACCCTTTCTCACACTTTTCAAGAGATTCTAACCCCGTCAGTTTTCTGGATTTCTAGGGGAAAAGTCCATGCAGAAAATCACAGGGCTAGAACAGAGGCCAGAGAGGCTACAGGTGCAGGCATGGGGAGAACAAGAATTAGAAATGCGTAATTTATCCCCAAGCTTACACCTACCATTTGGTTTGTTCCCATAAATCTTCTTTGCCTCGTGTGTTCCATAATCTGTCTGGATTCTTGGCCTTCTTAGATACATCTGAGGAGGTAATCCTTAAAGAAATCAGATTTTATAGATGTTGGAGAGTCTTAAAGACCCGTGTCTCTTCTCCACATACCCTTGACAGAGAATACTATCAGGTTCTCTTTGCCAAGAAATCAGCTCCCTATTTCCTGTCCTGTCTACTTTGATACCTGCAGTGAGATATCAGAGAGAAAATTCATTACATACCCTCACTgacctgaatttttttctctttcattcttcattCCACAGGCATGAATCTGCAACCCTGAGCCTTATTAAGGATTTAGTCATAATGTCATTCTTTTCATGGTCTGCACAAAATTCTGGCAGGTAGGAACATTGACTTCAGAAGCTTGTCCTCAGGGTCTGTTCCTGATTTAGGTCACTCACTGTTCCTCCCTGTCTgcacccctccttccctttgtgcctcccttttttcatcttttttatctttattatctttatttgaaTCCTTGACGTGGGGGATCTGGGGCTTTGAACAGCAGTCCCCAAGGTCTCTGTCTATGTCATGGCTTTTACTTAAGCTCTGTTGCTATGAGACTGATTGGTTGTTTATATGTGTAGGCATATGGAAGGACAAGCAGACCAGCTAGGAATGAGGACTGAAACAGAGTTCTTGAGAAAGCATTTTCCCCACTTGTATGTGGGAACTCCCAACCCTTCTCCCTGAAATGAGGATTGAGTTCAAACTAGAGGAGAGCAGGACGTCACTTTGGTGAAGTGAGAGTTCTTCCCATCTCGTTGTCTTTCCCCTAATCTTGATGTCTGGCCCAGAGCCCTGTCTCAGAGAAGGGAGCTGCCCTCTCCAGTCCTCTTTTCCCTCCATCTACATCCTCCATCCCCATGTTCCCCATAAGAATACAAAACAAGGATGGGAGTCACTTGTAATCAAATTATGAGTTCAGATATGGAGGACAGGAACCATAATGCCAATTATCTGGAAGCCAAAAGTCTTAATGTCTTTTCTCATGCAAAAAGTGGCAATACAGTATACATGCGATTAAAAGCATGAatgccgggcacctgggtggcttagttggttaagtgcctgattcttgatctgggctcaggtcatgatcttgcagtcatgggatcaagccccatgttgagttctgtgctgacagcatggattctctccctctgcctctctgctgctctctctctctctcaaaataaatagataatattttaaaacatcttgaaTGCTGGAACTTGAGCACTTGGTGTACACTGTGACTCTGACTCTTGCTGTGCTGCTTTGACACTTTGAGAAATTAACCGCAGTGCACCTTATGTTCCATATCTCTAAAATGCATGTAATGATAATCACCATTGCATAAAGTTATTGTGAGGTCTAAATATAAATCACTTAGAATAGTACTTGacatataataagcactcaatgTCAGCTATTACTACCTCTGTCATAATTGcacttattttaattatttatattttggattaTATTCCCCCACTGAACAGTGAATTATTTGAGAAGTAAATTTAATCTTTGCAATTTAATGGTACATCGATATCCAAGTGATTATACTATAGAATCAATGTCATATTCCCCAGTTTCTGCTACTGGAGGTAGATGATGTCACAGGCAATTTAATGATGTGTCCCTGATGAAGAGTAATTCTCATttccaaattaaaaccacaaactCAACACACACCATTCTActtagaaaaaagttttaaaaaatttactgtgTTAGATTTTAGTCATAGATGTATATatagaagatatacagataaaCACAcagatgtattcttttttttattaagcaaaTTATGagattcaatttaatttaattacagaCTAACTTACATTTATTTGATCATGTAATTATTGCTACAGTGAAAACAGTATTGGGGAAAATGTCTAAACCTAAATAGACaatcagaaaataattcaatGAGCATTTGTTTTAGTAAAAAACTTATTGAAGTAAATTTACATCAAGAAATATAGCTGAAGTATAAAGGTCTAACTCAATGAATTTGTTGCAAAGTAAATTCACCATGGTAATTACCACCCATAATGAGAAACACACCTTTACCAGCACAGCAAAGCCCCTTTTGTGCCCTTACGCAGTCCAGCTACTTGATTATTTTACCCAGTTGTGAcctttatgtaagtggaatcatactcTGTGTGCTCCTTGTGTTTGGCATCTATGCTTCTCATTAGGTTTGTGAGAAATATCCATGTGTTTGCATGGAGCAGTagagtgttcatttttatttctgtatagcaccccattgtatgtatatagcCCGTATTTACTTTTCTACTCTTAATAGTAAAATAGAATAGTGATAGCTTGGCTATTGCAGATACACTACTCTGATCATTCTGGTACATGTTCAATTGATCATTGTGCACACGTACATATGAATTTCTGTTAGACTAATTAGGGATACAAGTCTTTGGAAAGACTATGTTCACCAATGGTAATAGATTCTGTCAGGTATTTTCTGAAGCgattacataattttatattccacTAGCAGTTCATGAGTCTCAACTGGTTCACATCTTTAATCACACTGGGTATTTTCAGGGTTTTTGTAAGTCAGTCTACTGAGTGTAttgtggtatctcactgtagttttaatttgcacttccctgaggACCAATAATGTCCAcgcatttttatatatttattggtcAGTTGCCTCTGTGAAGGACCTGTTTTAGTCTTTTGCCCGTTCTAAAAAGAGGGCtatcattttcttattgattttcaggtgttatttataaattattgatATGAGTCTTGTATCAAATATAAGTATGGCAAATATCTCTGCTACTCTACAGCtcgtttttaaaattctctttattataattttttcacaaaataagttatttttaaagcagatttaTTTATGGTTCTTATTTGTGTGTAAtatgtaagaaaatttaaatccCAAATTGGTGAATAAAAATCCCTCTGTTGTTTTACAACAGCTTTGTTTTAAGTTTGCCACAAACTGAATTTTTTCTATGGTATAAAGTTGGGATCAAGAACCATTTTGGTGTCCATATTAATTCTGTGCCTTTGGTTAGGCCACATTCTGTTCTGATCCCAGAATGACCTGTAGTTTGATGTACCTTCTTGCACCCTTTCACATAGTCACAGCA from Panthera uncia isolate 11264 chromosome D1, Puncia_PCG_1.0, whole genome shotgun sequence harbors:
- the LOC125914065 gene encoding olfactory receptor 51B6, which codes for MWLNTTTSLFLLTGFPGMEKAHHWISIPLLGVYVSILLGNGTLLFLIRDDHNLHEPMYYFLAMLAATDLGVTLTTMPTVLGVLWLNHREIGHQACFSQAYFIHTLSIVESGVLLAMAYDRFIAIRNPLRYTSILTNTKVMKIGMGVLTRAGLSIMPIIIRLHWFPYCRSHVLSHAFCLHQDVITLACTDITFNRLYPVVVVFAMVLLDFLIIFFSYFLILKTVMGIASGEERAKALNTCISHICCILVFYVTVVGLTFIHRFGKHAPRVVHITMSYIYFLFPPFMNPVIYSIKTKQIQSGIIRLFSLPNSRA